CGCCCTTGACGAGTCGCACCTTGATGCGGGCGCCCCCGCCGTCGACCCGCTGCTGAGCCCAGGCGGTGAGCTGCCGCAGGGCCGGCAACGCATCGGGAAGGTAGGCCTGCAGGACGACGCCCGCCTCCAGGTCACGCAGCCGCGGATCCTTCAGCAGCCGGGTGAACACCGCGATCGTCAGATCGAGGTCGCGGTACTCCTCCATGTCCAGATTGATGAACGTCTGAGCGGACTCGGGCCCCGCCGAGGAGGCGGCCGTCAGGTACAGCGGGAGCAGGCGGTCGATCACCCGGTCGACGACCTGGTCGAAGGCCCACATCGAGATGTGGCTCGCGATGGCCGACACCTTCACCGAGACGTAGTCGACGTCGTCGCGACGGATGAGATCGTGGATGCCCTCCAGGCGGCGCAGCGCTTCGGCTTCGCCCAGCACGGCTTCGCCCAGGAGGTTCAGATTGAGGCGCGCACCGGATTCCCGGATGGCCGTCAGGGCGGGGCCCAGCTTGTCGGGCCGGGCATCGACGATGAGGTGCCCGACCATCTCGCGCAGCGCTTTGCGCGCGATCGGCACCGTCGGAGCCGGAAGAATCGGCCCGACGGCACCCGCGGTGCGCACCGCCGCCCGCAGGTACCAGGGCAAGAACTGCGGAACCAGAGGCGCCACGCGCTGCAGGTTCGCCGCGGCGGCGCTCAACGACTCGGGACGCATGACACCGTCGACGAAGCCGATCGTGAACGGCAGACCGTGCGGATCCTTGAGCACGCCCGCCAGCCGTTCGGCGGCGGGATCGACGTGGGCAGCCGCAGACTCGTCCACCCAGCGTCGCGCCAGCGAGATGGCGCTGTCGGCGAGCGCGGATGCCGAAGGAGGCGTGGTGGTGTCGTCGGTCACGTCTCCAGAGTGCACTGTGTCCATGCGTCCAGCGTGAGGCACGCATATGATTCGGCAAAAGCGATGATCTTTGACGGATATCGTTCGATGACGGCGATGTTTTCTCCGGCGCGACCACGACGCAGCCGAGACGACGGCGACGGGTGACGGAAGGAGCGCGCGTGTTCGAGTTGAGACGCCTCCGACTGCTGCACGAACTCGCCCAGCGCGGCACGATCGCCGCCGTCGCACAGGCGTTGGCGTACAGCCCGTCCACGATCTCGCAGCAGTTGTCGCAGTTGGAGCGCGAGGCGGGAGTGGCGCTGCTCGCTCCGGATGGACGCCGCGTGCGGCTGACCGCGCACGGCGAGGCGCTGGCCGCCTACGCGGCGCGCGCCCTCGATGCCGACGAGGAGATCCGCGGTGAACTGGAAGACACCCGCCTCGGTATCGCGCCGGTGCGTCTCGCCGTGCTGCAGACGGCCGCCCGCGCTCTCGTGCCCGCAGCCCTGACCCTGCTCGCCGAGCGGACGCCGGGCCTGCGCGTGGAGATCTCCGAGCTGCCGCCCGAAGAGGGGCTCTTCGAGCTCGGAGCGCGCGGCTTCGACCTCGCGATCGCCGAGCAGTACCCGGGGCTCACTCGCCCGCACCGATCGGCGCTCGATCGGGATCTGCTCGGTGTCGATCCGATCCGGCTGGCGACGGCGCGCGCCATCGGGCCGCTGGCCGACC
The sequence above is a segment of the Microbacterium sp. PM5 genome. Coding sequences within it:
- a CDS encoding LysR family transcriptional regulator, whose translation is MFELRRLRLLHELAQRGTIAAVAQALAYSPSTISQQLSQLEREAGVALLAPDGRRVRLTAHGEALAAYAARALDADEEIRGELEDTRLGIAPVRLAVLQTAARALVPAALTLLAERTPGLRVEISELPPEEGLFELGARGFDLAIAEQYPGLTRPHRSALDRDLLGVDPIRLATARAIGPLADLAEHAWVMEPRGTAAREWAMQQCRAAGFEPDVRFELADLSGHAELIAAGHAVGLLPDLLWAGGAPPVHLSALPGDPSREIFTAGRRSSRNRPGIRSVREALADAFVARRV